The Orcinus orca chromosome 20, mOrcOrc1.1, whole genome shotgun sequence region AGGTCAGTGCACACTCCCTCTCCCACGCGCTAACGTTCTCATAGCATTTTCGCAAGGTACAATATATACTCATTTATCTGATTTGCCCACCTACCCCACTATAacgtaagctccaggagggcaaggGTTTTGGCATGGTTCGCTGAATAATCCCCAGAGCCTACAGTAAGGCTTGGCACCTTGCAGGTTTTAGTGAcagtctgttgaatgaatgaacttgaaAAAACTATGTTGAGACGATAACAAGCAACACCTTTGTCCTCCTGAATTGGGAAGAAAACACAGACCAATAAAAATGTCTTGCATATTGACGATGATGATCAtagaaagaataataatgaaaaaagtgaGCACAGCCccacttattaagcacctactctcTCCGTCACCCTTTCTTCTTggtaacagactttaaaacaagagCTCCGTGATCTGAGGGCTGATTAGGTGCTAGACATCGTGCTAAGTGCTTTGAAGTCtgagcatttatttttcataagggCCAACTTCCAAGATGCCAAGCACGCTCCTTCCGCAGGGCTTCGCAGAAGGCTTCCCccttcctggaatgctcttccccccaCTTATCCCCGGGGCttgcttcctcccttctcttcctcaaaAGGCTTTCCTCCACCATCCAGCACTCCACCTCTCTTCTTCCCCCACTCGGCTGAAGTTGTCtttataaaacttctcactagCTGGTGGCACATTctatgtttattgtttgttttgactCCCCTACTAAAACGTAAGCTTCACGAGGACAGGGAAACAGTGCCCTGAATACAGCAGGCGCTCAGtaagtttgctgaatgaataaatgtctcGCTCGGAGTCTTAGGTGCTGTTACGATCTCATTTTAcaagggaggaaactgaggcacacagaggtcGAATCACTGGCTCTCGCACCCTGTATGAGTGATGCAGGCGGGATTCAACCCAGGCTCAATATACGACTTCTCAATATATACCCAGTAATCGTAATTACTGTAATTGCTACccgcttactctgtgccaggctttgAGCTAAGAGCCTGACCCCGAACTGTCTCGCTCAGTTCTAGCTGCGACCCTTGAGGCCGGCACTGCTGCAACCCCTCTTTGCAGAGGCGGAAGCTGGCGCCTGAGGTCGCCCAGCGAGGCAGGGGCGGGGCGGAGGTCCGACCCGGGCCGCTGCCGCGCCCTCTGCTCCTCCCGGGGCCTCGACCCGGCCTTCCCGCCGCGGCCCGTGCCTCCTTCCCCCCGGGGCCCGGCGCTCACCCCGGGGCCGGGGTCCGGATCTTGCGCCCACAGCTCCGCTACCATTTCCGTGTGCAGAAACTCGAACAGTGCCGCGTCAGCCATGCGCCTACCTTCCCTGCCTAACAACCGTCCAGCGCCTCGTGCCCTCATTGGCCCGGCTGGGCAAGCTCCGCCTCCTGCACCTAAGCGCGAGCCCGCCCACTCTCGCTTCCATTGGTGTTTCGGGCTAGCCCCGCCTTTCTTTTCTGGGCTCTTGTGGTGCGCGCCTGAACTTGGGAGACTAGGGGGAGGGCCTGCTTTGTCTATATTGGCCGCACGTGACAAGCATCTCCGCCCTTCCCTCTGCTTCTTCCCCGTTTCCGGGTCCTCGAGCATTTCCATTGGCCGAGTCGCTTGTTACACGTGACTTCTCGTCATTTAGAGTCCCCGTCTGTCTACACGCCTCGCAGCACAACGCGGAAGCGCCAGCCCAACAGCTTTCCTATTGGCCGTGCCCATATTCACGTGGCTCttcacacacacccctcaaaGCTGGTCCTGAGGGCTTGCTTCCTGGTTGGTAGACGAGCGGCCCAGGTGATTGGCCGCCAACACCCGCCCAACCTGCTCCCCTATTGGTTGGGGCTGCCGCCTTCTCCTTTCTCGGTAAAGACTCCGCACTTCGGCTAGGTAACGGATCCCGCAGGCTGGGCGCTCCGGTGACTCGGTACGGTCTTCGGTGATAGCGCTCCCTACCCCGCCCTTAGTGCACCCTTCCCAGAGTCCAGTTGGGCTGTTACCCTTTCTGTGACCCAGGCACTTGTACCTGAACGGCTCAGGAGCCCGTGTGCTTCCGAATCTGACACAGGCTTGGAGGAGGGTGTGGCCTCTGCTAGGAGGCAAAATCGGAAAGAGCTTAGTTTGGACTCCGGGTACTCGTGCCTCAGCCTTGATCGAGCTGGTggtcctcagttttcccatcagtACACTGAGGAGGCTGGGGTCTagtccccatcatcatcatcatcagggATGATGATGCAGaaaagggaactgaggcccaggcagGGGAAGCAGATGGCCCCAGATTGCTAAGGTAGTCAGTGGAGGGGCTGAGAATCCAGAACTTGCGCCTTTTAACCACGGCAGGGCGCCCGCCTCTCATATCATCCCTTCGCGCGTCTTCTCCCTAGCTCGCGCCATGGCGTCCCAGAGTCGTCGGCGGAGGCCGCTGCGGAGGCCTGAGAAGGTGGTGCCGGGGGAGGCGGCCGAGACGGACTCGGAGCTCTCTGTGTCCTCGTCGGAGGAGGAGGAACTGTACCTGGTCCTCTCGGGCCCGACGCGCGGCCGCCCCACGGGACTGCGGGTGGTCGGGGAGGCCGCGGAGACCGACTCGGACTCGGAGCCGGAGCCGAAGGCCGCGCCGAGGGATCTGCCTCCGCTCGTGGTGCAGCGGGAGACTGCCggggaggcctggggagaggaggaggcccCGGCGCCCGCCCCCGCGCGTTCGCTGCTGCAGCTCCGGCTGGCTGAGAGCCAGGCGCGGCTGGACCACGACGTAGCGGCCGCGGTGAGCGGCGTGTACCGCCGCGCGGGCCGTGATGTGGCCGCCCTGGCCGGTAGGCTGGCGGCTGCCCAGGCGGCGGGATTGGCGGCGGCCCACAGCGTGCGCCTGGC contains the following coding sequences:
- the TRAPPC6A gene encoding trafficking protein particle complex subunit 6A isoform X6, which codes for MEMLEDPETGKKQREGRRCLSRAANIDKAGPPPSLPSSGAHHKSPEKKGGASPKHQWKREWAGSRLGAGGGACPAGPMRARGAGRLLGREGRRMADAALFEFLHTEMVAELWAQDPDPGPGGQKMSLSVLEGMGFRVGQALGERLPRETLAFREELDALKFLCKDVWAAVFQKQMDSLRTNHQGTYVLQDHSFPLLIRMASGLQYLEEAPKVSSRW
- the TRAPPC6A gene encoding trafficking protein particle complex subunit 6A isoform X7, which codes for MEMLEDPETGKKQREGRRCLSRAANIDKAGPPPSLPSSGAHHKSPEKKGGASPKHQWKREWAGSRLGAGGGACPAGPMRARGAGRLLGREGRRMADAALFEFLHTEMVAELWAQDPDPGPGGQKMSLSVLEGMGFRVGQALGERLPRETLAFREELDALKFLCKDVWAAVFQKQMDSLRTNHQASQDGPQSRQQAPCGRRHLASA
- the BLOC1S3 gene encoding biogenesis of lysosome-related organelles complex 1 subunit 3; the protein is MASQSRRRRPLRRPEKVVPGEAAETDSELSVSSSEEEELYLVLSGPTRGRPTGLRVVGEAAETDSDSEPEPKAAPRDLPPLVVQRETAGEAWGEEEAPAPAPARSLLQLRLAESQARLDHDVAAAVSGVYRRAGRDVAALAGRLAAAQAAGLAAAHSVRLARGDLCALAERLDIVAGCRLLPDIRGVPGTEPEQDPGPRAYL